The following are encoded together in the Drosophila biarmipes strain raj3 chromosome 3L, RU_DBia_V1.1, whole genome shotgun sequence genome:
- the LOC108028227 gene encoding uncharacterized protein LOC108028227, translated as MSETQRNEAREFIRGTSRTRSSDGASSRESFNDELEGLMAIGHRNDEKLAMDRFLAIRLERDSLPEDTPLPIYLKYREPRKPSPPSVWDTEEPKHEN; from the coding sequence ATGAGTGAAACCCAGCGCAACGAAGCTCGTGAGTTTATTCGGGGCACGAGCAGGACCCGGAGCAGTGATGGTGCCTCCAGCAGGGAATCCTTCAACGATGAGCTCGAGGGTTTGATGGCCATCGGGCACAGGAATGATGAGAAACTGGCCATGGATCGCTTTCTGGCCATCAGGCTGGAGCGGGATAGTTTGCCAGAGGACACGCCGCTGCCCATATACTTGAAGTACCGCGAACCCAGGAAACCGAGTCCTCCAAGTGTTTGGGATACAGAGGAACCAAAACATGAgaactaa